The Pyrus communis chromosome 14, drPyrComm1.1, whole genome shotgun sequence sequence TGTACagtctaaataaataaaaaaatatcattaaactacaatactaattaattactaaCGACAAAGTAATGTAGAAGAGAGAGTAACCCCTCACTTCTTAGTGTCCAAATCGATTTACAGTCTTATCATGAAGGACAAAGTAACAAAGTGTATAGGtaaaagaatgatgagaaatttCTTGAGATTCTGTAATATGAAAATGATCCGAACCCGCACGAGCCCCTTCATTGGATTCTCTGTTTGATGTCGGACTCAGCTCAGACCCAAGTGTCTGACAACATGATCTCACCGTTGAATATACAACATAAAACCAAACCAATACACACAGAGTCGTAGTCCCTTTGTGTCCCTGTTAGGCCATTATGCAAGCAGTATTTTATATTATACAGAAATTAcgtttataaattatttaattccaACCACATCATCCATTCGTGACGGTACTTCTCTCATTTTCGGGCATTATTTCATCgtataataaatattatatgaattattattttatattgaatAGTATTGAGGAgattgaaattttaaattaaattttgcaaGTCAAATAATATGaatgttgataattgaattattacttaaatgttaattaacgtgcttattttttattggtaccATATcgtttggtttttaaatttaatttaaaattttgatcttcctAATATTATCCTTTTGTGTTATACAGAAATTGCATTTGTAAATTATTTAATTCCAACCACATAAAACATTCATGACAATACTTCTCTCATTTCCGAGCATCATTTCATCGTATAATAAGAATTACACCAATAATTATTTTACTTATCGTGATTTTGATATTAttttgcaaaacaataaatttgatTTGTAGATTTGTTTAGTTTCTACATTTGTCAAACAAATTAGCGAATATGGTAACaactaatattttttaataatacaaattaattgtttttatttataaaaattaataaacttcaaattaaatgaatttttctaaaaaatatgATACGAAATTAGCCAACCAGGAATGAGGAAAATATTATCCATCCATAAATCACAAGTACTGAAATATTCTCCTTGCTGCATTCCAAAAGTGACGCAGGAAGGGAAGACATGCATTTGTGGAAGTACTCTTTGACAGTAAAAAGATAGACGCCTGATCACTTGTTTTTCCATCAGAATGGTGGACCTCATCAGTTTACAATTAGCCGTTAATATAGACTATATAATTTTGTTAGACTGCAAATAGTGGTGCCAAATGATTAGTTAGTGGGGTTTAAGAGGGTACCCACAAATTGAATTTCGAAGAAATTATCACTTCAAAATTATATCTTCTCCGTAAGAATCCAACGTTCAAAGCGGTATGTCATGATGCAATATATTGATACAATATTGTCCACAAACATCCTTTTCGTATTCCTAATAATTTACACCATGCGGACTTTAGTTTAACTAAATTGGATAGAATGTACTTTTCGATCTGCACTTAAGTTCGAATTTATGGTCtacagtttaaaaaaaattattatagaaTATCACATGTAAAAGATATACTAAAAATGGCCACATAAACTTTCAATCTTCATTAACTTAAGAAGGGTTTACACACAATAAAAGAAGTGTCTATGCTTCTCTTACTAATTTGACTTAACAAACCACACTCAAACTTCGAACCCTTCCATTACATTTCACTCACCAAACTCAGCGAAGGTCAGcaatacattaaaaaataagcaaaaaaaaaaaaaaaggctaaaatGAATTAGTTGGACAGCCCCAGCTAATTTAATTACTGATTAGTATACCCTAGAAATTGAAAACCCAACTTAGATAGTTGGCAAAGAAAAAGCAAAGGCCAATAATTTGCTTTCTCCCAACTCAAAATCTCATCCATGAGactaaactaaaactaatttgATGGTAAAGATAACAACCTTCTCTTAACTACGGAGattatttatgtatatattcCACGAAATGTgacacaaagtttgatttaaactGAAATACCGCCATTTGCAAAGCAGAAGAAGAGCTCTAAATCCGGCGGAGCAAAGAAGGCGATTGGAGATCTCCGAAACAAGAAGTCTGATGAAATCACCCTTTTCTTCTTAGGCGCCGGTGGACAGGTCAAAATCTCCGGTATCCGAAATCTCTGAGCTTTCGGTGTGGAGCAGGCACTTGTAGTAGAGACATCGTCAACAGCTTCCAAATCATCTACGCCACCTTCAATCTTCGGAGCATCGTTGCAGACCACGGAAGATGAATTCCAAGGCGAAGTCGTCGGAGTTGCAATATCTTGACGAGTAGTAGTCTTTGGCCGGCCAAGCTTCTTCTTGAAATGAGTTCTTGTTTTTGCCTCTCTTGTCGTTTTTGTCTTTGATCTTGTTCTTGCAGACGGAGTCATTGGTTGAAAAGAGCAAAGAAGAATTGGGGAAGgatttgaaggtggccaagaagcaagagagaagaaaaaaaaacttcaacaaACAAGTACAGAAAAACTAAACCCTATGTATTGGATGCTTTATAAAACAAGTAAAATTTGACTGGAAAAGTGTC is a genomic window containing:
- the LOC137714422 gene encoding cyclin-dependent protein kinase inhibitor SMR9-like; translation: MTPSARTRSKTKTTREAKTRTHFKKKLGRPKTTTRQDIATPTTSPWNSSSVVCNDAPKIEGGVDDLEAVDDVSTTSACSTPKAQRFRIPEILTCPPAPKKKRVISSDFLFRRSPIAFFAPPDLELFFCFANGGISV